AATCAGCCCACTCCAGCACAAACTCTTCCCATTGGGTATCGCTGAATATTTTCAGGTGATCAAGGGCCGGGACCAACTTGCCGAATGCGGTGACGTCGCTGGAAACGTTGGCAGGCTCTGGCGGTGACGGGATCGGAGCGGATGGTAGCTTGGACATGCGCGTCAAATCACCGCGATGGCGTCTTGGGCGCACGAACGGCCAAACCTACTTGTGCCTTTTGTCTCAATGTCCCTATGGCTCATCTGCATTCGCAAGAGCCTATGGCCCCCACTTCATCCTGTCAAACGTTGATTAGAGCCGGGACGTGCTCACCGTAGTTGAACGCTCACGCCCTCAGCCTGCATGCGCTGCGAAACGAATAGTTCCGTTTGTGGCTAGGGCTCTTCGTGAGTATTGCTAGGTTGGCTTCTAACTGCGAGCGATGCGAGTGGCGGCGGTGATCGCAAGGCGACCAGAGTGAGTCGCCGAAAGTTAAGGTAAGTAGACTTGGCTAACTCTTTGTGAGAATCAAGTGGCCAGTGAACGTCGCCGCTTGGCAATCCGTGCCGGTAAAGTCGGCTTCAATCCGGCCGGTCTCCGCACGTCCGACGCTTCCAAACGTGCCTCGGCATCCGCGCGGCGACGTGAACTCACCCTGGGTGCTGATCTGAGCTGGTGCGGTGTTCCCGGGAGTGATCGCCGTCGTGCCGGTCGTTGTCATGGTCAGCCACGAATGGTCCGAGTGCACCGACGTGCGGAAGGACTGCAGGTTTGTCTGCGGGAGCGCCTCAAAGGTCCACTCCATCGCGCCACTGGTTGGAGGCGGCGCCTGAGGATCGCCAGGGTTCACCTGCAGAACCAGGGTCCCGCGCCACGTTCCCGTCAAGAACGATGTGGGAGCTGATGGACTGGTGGGACCCGGTGAACCTCCACCGCACGCAGTCAATCCGAGAAACAGCATTGGCGCCAGCCAGGCTCTTGTCGTCATGAGTCCTCGCTTTCGTGGGGAGCCATTTCATCAAACACCCAAAATCGATCGAGTTCAAACTGATCCGTTGGGCCGCAATAGCCGGAGACGTGCAAGGCTTCGGTAACGATCCGCCGCCCGGATCGGCGGTCGATGTGAACGACTAGATCGATCGCCAGGGCAATCGCCTCCCGCGTGCTGTGGTGAGGCAGGCCGACGTTCGCTGCAACCACGCAATGAGCCAAGCGGGCGAGAGCTTGTGTGGCGGAGTTCGCGTGGATAGTGCTGAGGGCGCCCTGGTGGCCGGTATTGAGCGCTTGCAGGAGGTCAAACGCTTCCGCTCCCCGGACCTCGCCCACAAGGATGCGGTCCGGCCGGTGCCGCAAAGTTGCTCGCAGAAGGTCGGCAATCGTCACCGCCGGCAAAGGGGCTTCCTGCCCGAGCGGTTGCTGCAGGCGACGGGCCTCGAATCGGACTAGATTGGGCTTGTCGATCCGGATCTCTGATGTCTCCTCGATCAGCACAATCCGATCGGTTGCCGGGATGGTTGCGGCAAGGGCGTTGAGAAGCGTTGTCTTTCCCGTCCCGGTGCCGCCGGATATCAGGATGTTCTGGCGCGTGCGGACAGCATCCACCAGAGTGTTCGCCAGGTGGTCAGGCAACGTTCCAGACTGGACGAGTTCGTCCAGCGAATAGTGGTGGGTGAACTTCCGCACCGTGAGTGTCGGTCCATCGACCGAACACGGCGGAAACATTGCTGCTACGCGCGAGCCATCCTCAAGTCTGGCATCGAGCGCGGGTTGGGCCTCCGAGATCTCATCGCCGCAGGCCCTGGCGATGTTCTTGATCGCGACCGTCAGGCTGCGGGAGTCCAGTGTGCGATCGGCTACCGCCTCGATGGCGCCGTGGCGCTCGACGAAGACCTGCCGGCCGCCACGGTTCACCATTACCTCCGTAACCGTCGGATCCCGCAGAAGATCCTCGATGGGCCGCAGAAAAGGAAGGATCCGGTCCAGGCTGCTCACAGGGCGCCTCGTTCGAGGTGATCGAAATAGCTCGTTTGCACATCCAGGTAGTGCGGTTTCAGATAGCAGAACTGCGGGGGTAAGGGATTCACGCCGTCGTAGGGCAGGACGATGGCCTGCGCGTTCTGCAACTGGGTGAAGACCCGTGGGGCAAAGATGTGTTCGTGGGTGGGTGCGTAGCTCTTTGTCGCGGTGATCGAATGCTTGTTCGCGGCAGCGCGGCCGGTGAGCAGTGAAATGTGAGCCTCGCGCCCGGACTCGGAGAGGCTGTAGTGCGCCTTGAGCTTGTCATGCCGCCCGCACAGGTCGGCGGCGTTTCGGGCCGTGAACTCGTCGCTGGTGGCGAGAAACACTTTGTTACGGAAGCACTGCAGCAGCGTCCTCCAGCTCTCGTCTCCGGGAAGGACCGACCGCAGTGAGCTGATGCTTTGTGTGGCAACGATCGGAATCAATCTCGCCTGCCTGGATAGCGCGAACGTGCGCTCGTCGCCGGTCGGATCGGTCTCCCCAACCGTCGCGAACGCATGGTACTCGTCGCAGATGAACATCAGGTCTCGCCAGGCCTTGCCCGGTTGCGAACTAATCTTCGGAATGCGCTGAAGAACGGCTCGCTGAAAATCCAGCTTCAGCATCACGCCGATGATGCGCGCGAGCCCTGGATTGGCGGCAACAGGAAAGTTCAGAGCCAGCACGCGACCGGCATCGAGGAGCGTATCGATGGGAGGTAAGGGTGTGGGCTCGCCCGGACTCAAAGTTCCGGAGTAGGCGCGACGCGGGGGACAGAAGGCCCGGTGGACCGCAGGGTTATCGTCGAACAGTGACAGGAACACGACGATGCCCTCTGTGATCGACGAACGCAAACGTGTGTCGAGACGACTCCAACCGCCGGCGTACCAGCGCTCGACGGCTTCCAGCTGATGCCTCCGATCGGCCCAGCCGGCGCCTTTGGCCTTTCGCACTTCATACGACGCGCCTCTGCTGTCCAAGAACGTTTCGAGCTCGGCGTCATAAGGGTGCGCCATATGCTCCGCATCGTCCTGGAACCAATGAGCCCAGGAACGCTGCAGGTCCAGCAGTTGATACTCGACCGTCGGCACGAGCACTACTTCCGGAACATCCGACAGTGACACCTTCAGTCGCCGGATGTCGCGGTCGATCTGCGAATCGTCCAGCACATAGCGGTAGACATCGGAGAGGGTGGTGTAGCCGTCGCTCAGACGCCGCAGCAGGATCACGAACTTCAACAGGTCGGTGTACGCCTGTTGCCAGAACGGCTCCTTTGACTTCCCGAACAAGTTGTTCAGCAAGGAAGCAATCGCGTAGGCCACGGCATACGGGTCAAGGTCGTTGTGAAGCGGGTTGTAGCAAGTGCCCGTATCCAACCCGATCTCAACGTAGTCGTCGGCACGACCCGCGTCCGTTAGCATCCTGCGGACCTGCAGACAGAAATCGCCCTTGACCTCCATCACCAGGCCACCGATCTTCCGCTCTTGGTCCTGGCTGCGCCACCTCACAAGCTGGTCCACGTAGGGATACATGCATGCGGAAGTCTTTCCGGTTCCGATGGCACCAACGATCATCGTTCCCGTGTAGAGCCCGCGTTCCGGAATGATCAGCCACGTCGGTTCGGCGGCCCGACCAATCGTGGTGGGATGGTGGGACTCGCCGAGTATTAGCGATGGGGCTGGGCGAGTCTCGGGAGATGGGTAGGGCGGTAGCTCGCGGAACCGCATGCGCGGTTGCTTGCGGTAAAGGACGATTGCCGTCAGAGACAAGAGAAGGGACGCCACGTGGAAAGGCGTTGAGAACCACATGGCGGCGTACCCGTAGCTGATCACTGTGAGGACATCTGGCCGGCGGCTTGCGATCGCGGCGAGGAATGGCTCGTCCGGATTAACAGGAAACGCGTAGAGCCCTGCCGATCCGACCAAGGCCGCCGTGGTCAAGGCAATCAGGGCCCTCGACTCAAGGAACGCGCGCAGGCTCGACGTTGCCAGCACTGAATGGACTCCTCACGCACCGCTGGCAGCAACGGGAGTGCGACGCCGCCCTCCGGGAGCCCGAGCACCGCGCGCACCAGATGCGCTCGGAACGAATGTCTCACTGTGGGTCGCACGCCACTGCAGGTATTCCTTGTCCCTGGCGAGCACGGTGTCGATCACCTGATTCAGGACGTACTCGGTGGACTCGCCGATGAAGTGCGCGTAGGCGTACAGCGTCTCGTTGGTTTCGTAGTCGAGACGCGTCCGGTGCCGCACCAGTTGCTTCCCGCGAGTGCGTGGCTTGATCAGTGTCATGGGCATCATCCTTCCCGTCGGCGGAACGACAAAGAGGGCAGAGGCGACTGCCTGAAACAGACCGCCAGTCTGAGTGAACGGCGAGGGCAGGCCGCGACCAACGCCGCGACTGCATCTGGCCATGAATCTCCCGTAGACCTTACCGACGCCGGCTGGGCGTGAGCGACCCCCCTTGGACGGACCGTGGGCCACCAAACCCACTTTTGAGGGGGGTCGCTCACGCCCAGACTCCCCTAATTGCGGTCTGTTCGGATCGCGGAGGGCGGCAGAAGGCGCCGCCCCATCAGCCAACGACTGCTCAAGCCCAAGTCCGGACCACGCAACGAGTTGGAGGCGCCGCCCGCGATTCCTGGCTAGAGGCTTTCGACGGAGGAAGCCAGGATTCCGAGCCTCGCCGAGGGGGGAACATACTCCTCCGATTTGCGTTCCCCTCCGTGTTCCCCCATTTCGACCCGCGCTATGCAGTGCCGACCAGAGTTCGCAAGTGGAAGTACGGGTGTGGCAGGACATGTGCTTCAACCTTTCCAGTGCCGCGAGCCATCGCGTCCGCCAGTGCCGGTGACGAGAGGTCGCTAAGGGCGCCCGCACCCTCGTTCCGCCACCGCCGATACAACAAACGAAATCGAGGCGTTCCGAAGGCCAGACGAGCCCGCAGGAGTCGCTCCTGGTCGGCTGCCGAGTCGTTCGCGCCCGTGCGCTGCGCCTCGAATAGCCACTGCAACTCCGCGGCTGCGGACAAGCGCATCGGGCTCAGCAGTTCTTGCTGAAACGCCGAAAGGTAGACCTGGCGAGCGGGCGCGAGGTGGGCCGGTATCAGCAGTCGCACACGCCACGCCGGGAGTCCTCGGAGGAGTTCCGCATGGCGCTGTAGAAACTTCCTGAAATCCCGCGCGTCATCGCCCGTCACCAGGAAAGTGAACACCCGCACTTGGCCGTCTGACGAGACTCCAATGGGCAGTTTGTCGGGGAAGTACCGCGTCGTGGTTCTGGGCGGTTCTCCGAACACCAACCGGGGCAATTCCTCTCGACGAATCGTGGTGCCGAACATACGAGTGAAATGCGCCAGCTTGTCCTGCTCGGTCGCCAGCCAATCGAGGTCGCGACTTCCAATTACCGCGTCGAGCAACATCAAGCGTTCGATGGCCGCCCCAACGGGAACAGGCTTCCGATTGCGGTTATTCTCCTGGCCGATTGCCTCATACAGGGAGCGGTGCTGAACGTGAAATATCCGCGTTCGCTGATAGGGATCGGTCGTGAATGAAGCATGCTTTCGCTCGAGTAGCGCAGAAAAGAAGTTTTGCGTCTTCTGGCCGCGGGCGATGCCACTGAACTCGCAGTACTGGCGCACCATGCACACCCCTGAGTGGAGCAAGACGGTCACCAGGAAGCGAGCCTGCCGGTCGGTATATCCCTTCGACGCAATCGCGGCAACGCGGTCCTCGAACGTCAATGGAGCATCTCCTCAGCGAGCCGAGACTCGCGGCCCCGGCCGCCTCGACCAGACGAGCCGGCGCTACCAACCCTGGCGGATCCGTATCGGTAACAGGTGAAACCTGCTGATACTTTCGCCGACGCATGACTGCCGCGGTAGTGGGGGGTGACGACCTCTATGTCTTGGTGACCCCGCTCGCCATCCGGACGGTCGTACTCGATGCGGAAGTCAGGAAATTTGACGCTGTCGTCGATGACGGGTAGGCCGTGCTCTTCGGCCCACCTGGCAATGGCCTCCCGATCGCGTCTTGGCTGCCCAGTCGCCCCGCGACGCCGGCGATTGGGGTCTTGGAGAAAGCTTTGGTATTCGCGTTTCAGCTCGCGATCCAAGGTGACTCTTTGGATTCGACACCCGTCCCGGGCCAGCCGCTCAGCGGCATCCAGATACGCCGGAAGCAGCCGGCTGTCGTGAGCCAGCTCGCGCTTCGTCGAACCAACGTGGAACGCCTGCGGCCTTGGCTGGTTGCGGTCGCCACGGCTACTCTCCAAGACGGCCCGCCCCTGGTCCGTCAAGGTGACGAGCGTGCATCGCTCACGGCCAACCACGTAAGCGCTGGTCGACACCAAACCGGCTTGGCGGAGGGGCTCGACGTCCTTCGACAGCAGCTCGCCAGAGCCCGCCAGTCGTTGAAGATCGTCCTCTCTGACGACGCGGAATGCGCCGACCGTGGCGAGGGTCCGAACCTCTGACGCGCGTAGTCTGCAGTTTCCAATGCGCTCACGTCTCAGACCGCTCGGAAGGTGCAGGTCGCGGCTGAAGACCTCTCGCGGATCAACGCCGCGGCGAGCCTCCTGTTCACGGAGACGGTCGATATCGCGGGCCTCAGATTCGCCTGGCTCTCGATCTCTTGGCATGCACTCTCCCTGCTATTCCGCTTGCCCTGGAAGCTGCGGCAGCGACGAGTCGGCGGTGCCTAGCTGGCGATCGAGGTGCAGCAACTTGCTGCCGGAGTCGCGTAGAAAGAGCCATCTAGCAAGGTTGTAGTAAATGGCGCAAAGGTTGAAGAACGTGACCAGGCAGGCCGCGCCAATCAACCAGCCATGACGCCGGAAGAGAGTCGCCTTGTATGGCGCCAGGAAACTGAGTTCGCTGGCCAGCCAGCCGGCCAGCAGGAAGACGGTAACGCCCGCCAAGAACGCGGTGTTCGCAATCATCTTCTGGCCTCGTCGAACGCCTGGTCGATTCGGAAGTAAACGATTTGCAGCCCGAGCGGGTTGACTCGCACAAACGCGTTCGGCACCTGCTCGCGCAGGACGAAATCGACTTGCGCGACGTAGGTCTCCCGGGACCGCTCTTGCCGGGTCCCAGGCGCGTAATGCACCTTCTGAAAGCCGATGGCGGCCTTGAAGGGCGGCCGGGTCAGCTCGGTCAGGCTGACGTTCTGGACGATGACATCGGTTTCATCAGCACCGGGATTGGTGACGAAGGACTCGATGCCGCGGGTTTGATCATTCTGCGCAATGGTGGCGTCAGCCAGCGTCGCATCGAGGAACAGCAGCGAGTCGGGATACTCGCGCTGAACAGTGGCCCGGATGCGGCTGAAGTGCTTGATTACGAACTGCGTCAGAAAGTACCGGAGTTCTGGTGGTTGTGGCTGGTATCGGGTCGCGTCATACTCGACGGCCTCCGCTCGCCCGACCGAATCAATTCGGATCACCAGCGGTTTTACTTGGGCGTATTTCGTCACGGTGTGGGCGTTGAGAGCCACCAGGCCGGCTGCCACCAGCGACACGAGGACGAGGGCAATCTTCAGATAGGAGTTCAGCACTAGCGACGAGCCGTACAGCTCCACGAACTGGCGCTTCGCGCTTTCCAGCGTCTTGGGATTGATGTCGCCAACGGTCGGATTCATCAGGTGCTCGCTATTGAAGAAGGTTCCAGCCCATCCAGATCACGCCCGCGACGAGACCCATTGCCCCAGCCACGATGAACCCTAGAACCAGCGCTCTAGATACCGCTCCAGAGGCCGGCAGTTCGTCGTCGTGGCTGCGGCCCGTTGGCCAACGTTTGGACATAGTCAACTCCTGCTAGCGCCGCGAAAATATCCGGCTGATGCTGACTCGGTTCGCCAAGGTGCTTTCTCCGCTCGATCCCGAGAAAATGGATTGGGTCAGCGAGGGCACCTGGAGAATCCCCATGCAAAAAGTGGCCACAACGGCAAACGCCTGCATCGCGTAGATGCCGTAGTCCGCCTGCGTGATCACGGGCGGCAACGTCGTGACGTAGCGGAAGATGAATTGCTCGAAAATCATTAGGAAAGCGATGGCTACGACCGGGATGAACGAATATTGAATGAACGATTTGAACCAGCCCCAGAACAGCCAGTCGAGCTTCGGGACAATGAAGAAAGGGACAAAGATTGGCCCCAGAAGTGCACATACCGCGCTGGCAATCAGTCCAAAAGAGATGACAGCAAGGGACACCGCCTTCGCGAATGCGATTAGAAACAAGACGGTCCAATAGATCAGGTTCGCAAGGATCGACCACGGATCGGGCTGCATGAAGTGAGCGGACAGCTCATCGAGGTGCCGATAGACGTTGTCGAAGGCGCGCGCCTGAAGGACCGATTGGAAGTACCCGGCCTGGTCCGTGATGAGGTTGCTGAACGACACGCCGATGCCCGGAAGGGGGCTCTCATAGAAGGCGATCAGGGAGTAGCCGAACGAGATGAAGAGGAGCAACTTGGCGAAATCAAACATCTGTTCGCCGAGGCCGTCCCCGCTGAACATCACCCTGATGCCGTGCCAGGCGATCAGGATCACGGCGAACGACAGAAACAGCCGGTATCCGAACCGCAGGAACTCCGGCTCATATGTCAGCAACAAGCTGGTGATCGCCTGCTGAACGGTCGGAATAAGGTCGAGCGATGGGTGCGTCGGCATGGCTTGGCTCCTATCCGATCAGGGCTGACGCCACGTCTGCAGGGCAGTGCCGGCGTCCGAGGGCCTGGCGCTTGCGGTGGCCTCGCGGTAGCGCCATTCCGACAGCTGCATGTTCATGGCTGCCGCGTGGGAATCCCGTTCCCGCTTGGTGTCGACCATGAGCTGCTCGACCAGGCCAATCATCAGGTTTGTGCGGGCCTGGCGCTGGCGGGCCGCAATCAGGGAGGCACCGCTAATCTTGTCCAGAACGGCGGTTGCGCTCTGCTCCAGGGTGCCGTTGGTCACATCTCCCTCGAGTGCCTCGATCGCACGCAGCTCGGCGCGACCCGCGTAGCGGATACGGCCGCTGTTGTGGATGGTTGCGACGCTGACGGCATCGGTGGCGTCAATCGTGGACAGTTGTTGCTCAAGCACCCTGCGAGCCACGGGCGGCAAACCCGCCGTGACTTCGTCGAAACCGGAAATCTGCTCTGTAACGCTGCGGTAGCCCACGCCTTCTGAGTCGCCGAAATCGAGAGCGGATTGGAACGCTGCGGCCACCTCGTCGCCGTCACCAGCGTAGCCAGGATGGGTGCGCCACCGAGGCGCGTCCGGGGCGCCGTACTTGCCCAAATCCGTGAACATGCTGAGCCGCTGCGCCCATCGGCGAAGCTGACCGTGTTGTGCCACCTGTGTCTCGAGCAGGTACTCCCTCAGCGTGGCGGTGACCGCATTTCTCAGCGTGACAGAGGTGTCGTGCACCACGATCTGGGCATGTCCAGGCGAGGCAGCGAACAGAATAGCGACCACAATCAGGGCGTGTTTCTTCAAGGCGATCTCCTTCTAGGGTTGACGCCACGTTCTCAGCGCATCAGAGCTGCCCTTGACCATGGCGTCGTTCGCACCCTTACCACTGCGCCACGTCTCCAATTGCATGTTCATCGTCGCGGCCTCGGCATCGCGGAGCCGCTTGCCGCGCGCGAGCAGTTGCTCAACGGCGTGGGACAGGAGCTGATTCGCGGCCATGTCCTGGCGCCGGCCCAGCAGCTCGGCACCGGCGACCTTGTCGAGGATGGCGGTCAGCTCGTGATACCGAAGCAGGCCGTTCATGACGTCATCCTCAAGACCTTGCACCGATTGCTGTAACCGGTCGCTGTACTGTCGAATGGCGCCTACCTGGTGACCGGCCATCATGGCGACTGAGTCTGCGATCTCCACCGTGGCGAGCTGCCTGGAGAACGCCCCCTGCGCCTTTGCGGTCATTCGGGCAGGTAGCTGCGGGCGCGACTCCAAGGGGACGGTGGTCGCCGCATAGGCCGCACCGGTCGGATCGCCGGAGTTCAGACCTCTGAGCCAGGGCCCGGCGTGCGACCAACGACCGAAGTCGTGCTTGGCGCCGGAGATCGGGGGCGTCCGGTACCCCTCCATGTTGCCCAGCCCTTGCGACATTCGGAGGATCGTTCGGTACTGGGCGGTCAATTCTTCCAGCTGTCGCTGTGTTCGTTGAGCGATCAACACCGCCTGTTCGAGGTTCGATGGGTCGATCACCGCGAGTTGGCCGCGGGCGGGCACCGCAGTGAGCGTTAGGACGGCGAGTGCTAGAGCCAAGCGCGAAAACATCTGTCACCTCTCTTGGTCAACGCCGGTGGTGGCTGCGCTCCACGCCGGCAGTTCCAGGTCGCTGGTCACATAGACCTTCACGCGGTGACCTTCTCGGATGGTGATCGTGGGCATGCGATTGAGAAATCGATTGAGCGACTGAGCGCTGGCCTGGGATGCTGCGTCAGCCGAGCCCGCCACAATCACCGTCCGGTCTCCGTCGCCGCTGCCTAACGCGGCGCTCCCGAGCCACTGCGACAGCCCGCCAACCAGGCCCACCGCCGCCGCAGCTCCAAACGTCGACCAGTAGTGCTGATTGACACGATCCTTCAGCCCGGAATCACCGCGCTGGTTCAGTCCCCTGAACTGGTCGAGGGCCACCGACTGTCCGTCCGGCATCACGACGCGGTGAAAGCCGACCGCCAGCCGCGTGTCGTTCAATCCTTCAACTTGTCGCGTTTCGCCGAGTACCCGCGCCCCAGCCGGCACCAGAATGTGCTGACCGTTCTGGGAGTAGACCGGGTTCGTGACCAGGCAGTTGACCGGCGAGGCCGCCGCTCCATCCAGGCGATTCGTCAGAACGGTGTCGATGATGGTGCCTTCGACGATCCGGTGCATATTGCCGGCAACAATCGAATACTCGCGGGCGTTGGCGGCAACACGTCGCGTGGCGCCCGGCACAGACGCGTTTTCGGACGCGGGGCTGGCCGCGACCTCTTGAGGGCTGTTTCGCGTGGTCGCCCGGACAACCGCGTCAGCGATGGCGTCCAGGGATGGCTCGTTCCCAGCCAGGCGCGGTCGTTCGTCGGCCTGAACTCCGGACTGGTCCGCCCTCGCGTCTGGCCTCTGCAGCGGTGCCCGCCGGCTCACGACGACATTGCTGGCGAACAGGCTCTCGTAGTCTCGCCGCTGCCGCTCGCCGGCAAGGGGATCGACTGCCTCAAGCTGGACGTCGTCCTGAAAGGCAGGAGGCAGGGAGGGCTCGCCCCTCAGCTCTGGGGCCGACAGGCCGTTGAGGGCACTGAGGCGCTCCTGATAGTCACGGACCCTGTCAGGGCTGACGGCCTGCTGCGCCGGGCTCGCCGCACTGCTGCGTTCGGGGGCCTGAGGCTGCCCGGTGAAGAAGATGATCAGGACAATTCCTAGCGCCAAGGCGACCATAAGCCAGGTCTGGATGCCCTTCGGCAGGACACCGCGCGGAACCGGCCGTCGGTCGACCACGGGCGCCGCGCCTTGTGTGTCGGTTGCGCTCATGGTTACTGCTCCCGCTGCTCAAACGACAGCCGTGTGCTACCCAGCGCCAAGTACCCACGGTCGAGCACCTTTGGGATGACGTAGACGCCGCCTCGAACCTGGAAGTTGACGATGGACGGCTTTCCATCCTTCAGCTCATAGAGCGCGGGAAGTTCGCGGGCGTCGGCTTTGAGAAACGTGAAGGCCCCGTCGTGCCAGATTGCCTGAACGAAGAATGGCTTCTCATACTTGGGGGTGCCATACGCAAACCGGAGTTTGCTGGGGTAGTCCTGATTGGCCGCTGCCAGCGCCTCCTTTGCGCGCTGTTCCGATCGGACGACCGCAGCTTTTGCCTCGGTCAGCTCCGAGTTCAGCCGTTCGACATCAGCTGCGCTGTAGTACTTCTGGTGGCCGGTAGGTGCATCTTGATTCGCGTTCACGTAGATCTTCAGATCCGGCTGGCCTGAGCCGGCCTTCTCCTTGAGCAGGAAGGAGTAGATCGCACCCTTTGCGGTGACCAAATTGAGATTGGTCTCGGCGTCCGCTTTCGCAGGCTTGACGTGGGCGACGTTCTGCACGGCACTGATGACCCAGAAGTCGCGGTCGCCGCAGATCACGTCGAGGATCTCATCGCCGTCCGGAAGGACAATCATCGTCGTATAGCGCAGCCGGGTGTTCAAGGGGATGACATTGCGGTCGGTCGCGGTCACTTCTCGAATACCACCTACTTGTGCGGCAGCCGGGCGAACGTCGAGGGCAACCCATGTCAGCGAAGCGACGATCGGAATCAGTAGTGCGCGCATCCAGTACCTCGTTTCAGGCAGAGGCGGCCAGGCGATCCAGGCCGGCCGCGAATCCAAACTCACGGAACACCGAAGCCACCCGCTCGTTGTCAATCGGGGTGTTTGTATAGATCCAATAGCTCTTGGGATCGACGTTCAGGTCGAGCACTTTTGCTAGCTGAGCCCGCTTGAGCAGCACCTGGCGGCGGGGCAGCAGGTTCGCCATCAAGCTCAGCTCCATCTCGTTCATCTGCAGGAGCTCGCGATACTGCTCCGGATTCATGGAGGGGTTCGCCAAGAGCAGCCGGGTCGGACAGCTCTCGACGACGGTCCTCAGCAGGTCGGCCGATGAGAAGTCTTCGATGCTCTGGGTGGCGAGGAGCATGGCGCCATTTCGCTTGCGCCAGGTCTTCAGGGCTTCCTGTGCATACGACCGCACCGCCGGGTGCTGAATGAGCCGCCAGGCCTCGTCCAGAACGCATACCTTGAGGCCCGGATCACCGGGATCGTGGACGCACTGGCTCACCCGATGCAGGATGTAGAAGAGCAGCGGCTCCAGAACCGCGGGATACGACCGCATGGCCTCAAAGTCGAAGACCTGAAGCCGGTCCAGCGCTAGGGTGTCGACCGGGTTGTCAAACATCGAGGCGTATCGACCGCCCTCAACCCACTTGTGCAGTCGTCCCCCGACGGCCCTCGGGAGCAGGCTCGAGAGCGTGAACAGCCTCCGCTGCGATTGTTCAAGAACGTACAAGTTCTCAATCGCTTCGTACACCTCGCGGTCCTCGAGGTGGCTCAGGCGGTAGCCATCCTCTCCTTCAATCAGAACCTTGGTGAACGCATGGAGAAAGTGCAGTTGCTCCGGCGTTGGTGACGAGATGTC
This genomic interval from Acidobacteriota bacterium contains the following:
- a CDS encoding TrbI/VirB10 family protein, with protein sequence MSATDTQGAAPVVDRRPVPRGVLPKGIQTWLMVALALGIVLIIFFTGQPQAPERSSAASPAQQAVSPDRVRDYQERLSALNGLSAPELRGEPSLPPAFQDDVQLEAVDPLAGERQRRDYESLFASNVVVSRRAPLQRPDARADQSGVQADERPRLAGNEPSLDAIADAVVRATTRNSPQEVAASPASENASVPGATRRVAANAREYSIVAGNMHRIVEGTIIDTVLTNRLDGAAASPVNCLVTNPVYSQNGQHILVPAGARVLGETRQVEGLNDTRLAVGFHRVVMPDGQSVALDQFRGLNQRGDSGLKDRVNQHYWSTFGAAAAVGLVGGLSQWLGSAALGSGDGDRTVIVAGSADAASQASAQSLNRFLNRMPTITIREGHRVKVYVTSDLELPAWSAATTGVDQER
- a CDS encoding TrbG/VirB9 family P-type conjugative transfer protein, with product MRALLIPIVASLTWVALDVRPAAAQVGGIREVTATDRNVIPLNTRLRYTTMIVLPDGDEILDVICGDRDFWVISAVQNVAHVKPAKADAETNLNLVTAKGAIYSFLLKEKAGSGQPDLKIYVNANQDAPTGHQKYYSAADVERLNSELTEAKAAVVRSEQRAKEALAAANQDYPSKLRFAYGTPKYEKPFFVQAIWHDGAFTFLKADARELPALYELKDGKPSIVNFQVRGGVYVIPKVLDRGYLALGSTRLSFEQREQ
- a CDS encoding VirB8/TrbF family protein, giving the protein MNPTVGDINPKTLESAKRQFVELYGSSLVLNSYLKIALVLVSLVAAGLVALNAHTVTKYAQVKPLVIRIDSVGRAEAVEYDATRYQPQPPELRYFLTQFVIKHFSRIRATVQREYPDSLLFLDATLADATIAQNDQTRGIESFVTNPGADETDVIVQNVSLTELTRPPFKAAIGFQKVHYAPGTRQERSRETYVAQVDFVLREQVPNAFVRVNPLGLQIVYFRIDQAFDEARR
- a CDS encoding type IV secretion system protein: MPTHPSLDLIPTVQQAITSLLLTYEPEFLRFGYRLFLSFAVILIAWHGIRVMFSGDGLGEQMFDFAKLLLFISFGYSLIAFYESPLPGIGVSFSNLITDQAGYFQSVLQARAFDNVYRHLDELSAHFMQPDPWSILANLIYWTVLFLIAFAKAVSLAVISFGLIASAVCALLGPIFVPFFIVPKLDWLFWGWFKSFIQYSFIPVVAIAFLMIFEQFIFRYVTTLPPVITQADYGIYAMQAFAVVATFCMGILQVPSLTQSIFSGSSGESTLANRVSISRIFSRR
- a CDS encoding ATPase, T2SS/T4P/T4SS family, with the protein product MSSLDRILPFLRPIEDLLRDPTVTEVMVNRGGRQVFVERHGAIEAVADRTLDSRSLTVAIKNIARACGDEISEAQPALDARLEDGSRVAAMFPPCSVDGPTLTVRKFTHHYSLDELVQSGTLPDHLANTLVDAVRTRQNILISGGTGTGKTTLLNALAATIPATDRIVLIEETSEIRIDKPNLVRFEARRLQQPLGQEAPLPAVTIADLLRATLRHRPDRILVGEVRGAEAFDLLQALNTGHQGALSTIHANSATQALARLAHCVVAANVGLPHHSTREAIALAIDLVVHIDRRSGRRIVTEALHVSGYCGPTDQFELDRFWVFDEMAPHESEDS
- a CDS encoding type IV secretion system DNA-binding domain-containing protein — protein: MLATSSLRAFLESRALIALTTAALVGSAGLYAFPVNPDEPFLAAIASRRPDVLTVISYGYAAMWFSTPFHVASLLLSLTAIVLYRKQPRMRFRELPPYPSPETRPAPSLILGESHHPTTIGRAAEPTWLIIPERGLYTGTMIVGAIGTGKTSACMYPYVDQLVRWRSQDQERKIGGLVMEVKGDFCLQVRRMLTDAGRADDYVEIGLDTGTCYNPLHNDLDPYAVAYAIASLLNNLFGKSKEPFWQQAYTDLLKFVILLRRLSDGYTTLSDVYRYVLDDSQIDRDIRRLKVSLSDVPEVVLVPTVEYQLLDLQRSWAHWFQDDAEHMAHPYDAELETFLDSRGASYEVRKAKGAGWADRRHQLEAVERWYAGGWSRLDTRLRSSITEGIVVFLSLFDDNPAVHRAFCPPRRAYSGTLSPGEPTPLPPIDTLLDAGRVLALNFPVAANPGLARIIGVMLKLDFQRAVLQRIPKISSQPGKAWRDLMFICDEYHAFATVGETDPTGDERTFALSRQARLIPIVATQSISSLRSVLPGDESWRTLLQCFRNKVFLATSDEFTARNAADLCGRHDKLKAHYSLSESGREAHISLLTGRAAANKHSITATKSYAPTHEHIFAPRVFTQLQNAQAIVLPYDGVNPLPPQFCYLKPHYLDVQTSYFDHLERGAL